The Streptomyces sp. Mut1 genome window below encodes:
- the murQ gene encoding N-acetylmuramic acid 6-phosphate etherase: MTSLTDADATTPDGYGELRAQLATLTTEAFRPELAEIDRLATDEIARIMNGEDQTVPAAVAARLPEIAAAIDAVAERMARGGRLIYAGAGTAGRLGVLDASECPPTFNTDPADVIGLIAGGPSAMVTAVEGAEDSKELAAADLEALGLTADDTVVGISASGRTPFAIGAVEHARAKGALTLGLSCNADSALGAAAEHPIEVVVGPELLTGSTRLKAGTAQKLVLNMISTITMIRLGKTYGNLMVDVRASNEKLRARSRRIVSLATGASDEEIETALTATDGEVKNAILTILGQVDGPTAAGLLSASDGHLRAALAAAPRTT, from the coding sequence ATGACCTCCCTCACCGACGCCGACGCCACCACCCCCGACGGGTACGGCGAGCTGCGCGCCCAGCTCGCCACACTGACCACCGAGGCGTTCCGCCCGGAGCTGGCCGAGATCGACCGGCTGGCCACCGACGAGATCGCCCGGATCATGAACGGCGAGGACCAGACCGTCCCCGCCGCCGTCGCCGCGCGCCTCCCCGAGATCGCCGCCGCGATCGACGCCGTCGCGGAGCGCATGGCCCGGGGCGGCCGGCTGATCTACGCGGGCGCGGGCACCGCGGGCCGGCTCGGCGTGCTGGACGCCAGCGAGTGCCCGCCCACCTTCAACACCGACCCGGCCGACGTCATCGGCCTCATCGCGGGCGGCCCGTCCGCGATGGTCACCGCCGTGGAGGGGGCCGAGGACAGCAAGGAGCTGGCCGCCGCCGACCTCGAAGCGCTGGGGCTCACCGCCGATGACACGGTGGTCGGCATCTCCGCCTCCGGCCGTACGCCGTTCGCGATCGGGGCCGTCGAGCACGCCCGCGCGAAGGGCGCCCTGACCCTCGGCCTGTCGTGCAACGCGGACTCCGCGCTGGGCGCCGCCGCCGAGCACCCGATCGAGGTCGTCGTCGGCCCCGAGCTGCTGACCGGCTCCACCCGCCTCAAGGCGGGCACCGCGCAGAAGCTCGTCCTCAACATGATCTCCACGATCACGATGATCCGGCTCGGCAAGACGTACGGAAACCTCATGGTCGACGTGCGCGCCTCCAACGAGAAGCTGCGCGCCCGCTCGCGCCGCATCGTCTCGCTGGCCACGGGAGCGTCGGACGAGGAGATCGAGACGGCGCTCACCGCCACCGACGGCGAGGTGAAGAACGCCATCCTGACCATCCTCGGCCAGGTCGACGGCCCCACCGCCGCCGGCCTCCTGTCCGCGTCGGACGGCCACCTGCGCGCCGCCCTCGCCGCCGCCCCCCGCACCACCTGA
- a CDS encoding DUF397 domain-containing protein yields MKRSGSDYDLSTATWHKSSYSGASGGNCVEIATWRKSSYSGPSGGDCLEVLDGNPDIVPVRDSKVPNGPAIVFHTTAWHPFVTDLKHG; encoded by the coding sequence ATGAAGCGCAGCGGTTCTGACTACGACCTGTCCACGGCCACCTGGCACAAGTCCAGCTACAGCGGCGCCAGCGGCGGCAACTGCGTGGAGATCGCTACCTGGCGCAAGTCCTCGTACAGCGGACCGAGCGGCGGAGACTGCCTCGAAGTCCTCGACGGCAACCCCGACATCGTCCCCGTCCGCGACTCCAAGGTGCCCAACGGCCCGGCCATCGTCTTCCACACGACCGCCTGGCACCCCTTCGTCACCGACCTCAAGCACGGCTGA
- a CDS encoding DUF397 domain-containing protein — protein MKRSGSDYDLSTATWHKSSYSDASGGNCVEVANWRKSSYSGGDGGNCLEVLDGNADIVPVRDSKVPNGPAIVFHTTAWHPFITDLKHG, from the coding sequence ATGAAGCGCAGCGGATCTGACTACGACCTGTCCACGGCCACCTGGCACAAGTCCAGCTACAGCGATGCCAGCGGCGGCAACTGCGTAGAGGTCGCAAATTGGCGCAAGTCCTCGTACAGCGGCGGCGACGGCGGCAACTGCCTCGAAGTCCTCGACGGCAACGCCGACATCGTCCCCGTCCGCGACTCCAAGGTGCCCAACGGCCCGGCCATCGTCTTCCACACGACCGCCTGGCACCCCTTCATCACCGACCTCAAGCACGGCTGA
- a CDS encoding GNAT family N-acetyltransferase, whose amino-acid sequence MDLREELPSDRQAVRDVHLQAFGDHGLVVADLIDTLRDTIMPEGGLSLVAERDRQVVGHVMFTRSLLDAPRRLVEVQVLSPLAVMPELHKRGIGSALVRHGLGVLAERAVPVVFLEGDPGYYSRFGFAAGGDLGFRKPSLRIPDGAFQAIRLPGYEPWMTGTLVYTEPFWRHDAVGLRDPNA is encoded by the coding sequence ATGGATCTTCGCGAAGAACTTCCGAGCGACAGACAGGCCGTGCGGGATGTTCACCTGCAGGCGTTTGGTGACCATGGCCTTGTCGTGGCCGACCTGATCGATACCCTGCGGGACACCATCATGCCCGAGGGCGGTCTCTCGCTGGTCGCCGAGCGCGACAGGCAGGTCGTCGGCCACGTCATGTTCACCCGCAGTCTGCTCGATGCCCCGCGGCGGCTGGTCGAAGTGCAAGTCCTCAGTCCGTTGGCCGTGATGCCTGAGCTCCATAAGCGCGGTATCGGCTCGGCCCTGGTCCGACACGGACTGGGGGTCCTCGCCGAGCGAGCTGTTCCCGTCGTCTTCCTGGAGGGCGATCCTGGCTATTACTCGCGTTTCGGCTTCGCGGCCGGTGGTGACCTCGGCTTCCGAAAGCCATCCCTGCGTATCCCGGACGGTGCCTTCCAGGCCATCAGGCTCCCGGGGTATGAGCCATGGATGACGGGGACGCTGGTCTATACAGAGCCGTTCTGGCGGCATGACGCAGTCGGCCTCCGTGACCCCAACGCATAG
- a CDS encoding helix-turn-helix domain-containing protein gives MPGPRKLDPSSSPRALLGAELRHRRERAGLSQTELGAPLFLSGSFIGQLESGVRRMQMDQAAKFDEILDADGFFVRNCAALQKSKYPEHFAEAAEAEARATTIKEYAPQLIPGLLQTEAYARAVFRGGLPTAAASVIDDLVAARLERTQLLADPTQPMLWVVLDEAVLRRQVGGPEVMAAALRHIAGLMTQHRIIMQVLPFCAGAHMALEGSLKLMAFSDAPPLAYLEGLGTGQLQDDPASVRHYELTYDLVVASALSPTASLALIESVAEDYEHEAQRI, from the coding sequence ATGCCAGGTCCCAGAAAGCTCGACCCCTCCTCCTCCCCGCGCGCCCTCCTCGGCGCGGAACTCCGCCACCGAAGAGAGCGAGCCGGCCTCTCCCAGACCGAACTGGGCGCCCCGCTCTTCCTCAGCGGCTCGTTCATCGGCCAGCTGGAGTCCGGGGTGCGGCGGATGCAGATGGACCAGGCGGCGAAGTTTGACGAGATCCTGGACGCGGACGGCTTCTTCGTACGGAACTGCGCGGCGTTACAGAAGTCCAAGTACCCGGAACACTTCGCGGAGGCGGCCGAGGCGGAGGCCCGAGCGACCACGATCAAGGAGTACGCGCCCCAGCTCATCCCGGGCCTGTTGCAGACGGAGGCGTACGCGCGGGCGGTGTTCCGGGGCGGACTTCCCACCGCCGCCGCCAGCGTGATCGACGATCTGGTGGCGGCTCGCCTGGAACGCACCCAACTGCTCGCCGATCCAACACAGCCGATGTTGTGGGTCGTACTGGACGAGGCAGTGCTGCGCAGACAGGTGGGCGGCCCGGAGGTCATGGCAGCGGCACTTCGCCACATCGCGGGCCTGATGACACAACACAGAATCATCATGCAGGTGCTGCCATTCTGTGCAGGTGCCCACATGGCACTCGAAGGCTCGCTCAAGTTGATGGCCTTCTCCGACGCACCACCGCTCGCCTACCTGGAAGGCTTGGGCACAGGACAGTTGCAGGACGATCCGGCATCCGTACGGCATTACGAACTGACCTACGATCTGGTCGTGGCCAGCGCGCTCTCACCGACAGCATCCCTGGCCCTGATCGAGTCGGTGGCGGAGGATTACGAGCATGAAGCGCAGCGGATCTGA
- a CDS encoding caspase family protein, translating to MSDAHDGTAAGPRRFLMAAVVADYPKNRDWNRPGLVEARDRVVGLFTGPLGYRLHDPLPLSPTRQQLTDALRAFCASPERREDDLLTLYLSCHGEILDDGDEHVLLTADTDPDDLVYTALPTAELTRTMLRGTRIRKVMLLLDACYVGQGGNQTAAAALERLGAAWGRTSGSGLVVVSSAQPHQPATAGLFPTLLEQAVTGLSVAGHAPVTLSVNAIVQHINGSEDRPGHQRIGLTMVGLDGEPPAFFPNPRHDTRLNGVDLALQQAAAFDEQDQRREMEFISRLLVRAMGYQNGPDDDSTAPAWWFSGRRIVLHDLAAWLNAPTSSNDRACRVVTAAPGSGKTAVLGLIAALAHPERRRTVPLHALGLPQDLLAPGTIDAAVYAQHLTDTDVLDAIAAAARLRTATVGELLDALSGRPQPLTVLIDALDEAATPHTLCTTVLRPLIEHSRGRIRLLLGTRPYLLPRLGIDAPDTRHVLDLDSPRYADRPALTAYTARTLLQARTTSPYRDRLDAVEPVAEAVATAAGHSFLIARITAGTLAATPTVPDPADPAWRASLPRHAGDAMREDLRQRLGHHADRAADLLRPLAHAQGQGLPWEDIWAPLATEVSGRTYTDDDLLWLRHNAGSYVVEATQDDRSAYRLYHEAMAEHLRENTDDRAVHTAYVRVLTDRVPYRADGTPDWSRAHPYTLTHLAHHAARAGLIDQLLADPEYLVHAHPRGLTPHLHHAHHDTARLTAAVYRTGLHLHRNTSPGKRRQLLALDAARAGARHLHRDLTRRIPVGTWAPVWATGSTFSPALRDTLTGHTDLLVAVACTMLDGRPVAVTGSGDGTVRVWDLTDGQPIGEPLTGHTDIVVAVVCTMLDGHPVAVTGCSDDAVRVWDLSAGWPIGEPFTGHINTVVAVACTMLDGRPVVVTGSGDGTVRVWDVSAGRPIGEPFTGHTGGVVAVACTMLDGRPVVVTGSGDGTVRVWDLTDGRLIGEPFTGHTGGVVAVACTMLDGRPVVVTGCSDGTVWVWDLTDGRPIGEPFTGHTNTVVAVACTMLDGRPVAVTSSSDGTVRVWDLTDGRPIGEPFTGYINTVVAVACTMLDGRPVVVTGCSDGTVWVWDLTDGRLIGEPFTGHTGDAVAVACTMLDGHPVAVTGSGDGTVWVWDLSAGRLIGEPFTGHTGDAVAVACTMLDGHPVAVTGSGDGTVRVWDLTDGRPVAEFLTDDPRSVAFTSTGDLVIGFHNDVAVYRRQPHNPTAHDGPASAPVQS from the coding sequence GTGAGCGACGCGCATGACGGTACGGCGGCCGGGCCCCGACGGTTTCTGATGGCCGCCGTAGTCGCCGACTATCCGAAGAACCGGGACTGGAACCGACCCGGCCTGGTCGAGGCCCGCGACAGGGTCGTCGGCCTGTTCACCGGCCCGCTCGGCTACCGGCTCCACGACCCGCTGCCGCTCAGCCCCACCAGGCAACAACTGACCGACGCCCTGCGCGCGTTCTGCGCTTCACCGGAGCGGCGTGAGGACGATCTGCTGACGCTGTACCTGTCCTGCCACGGCGAGATCCTCGACGATGGTGACGAGCACGTCCTGCTCACCGCCGACACCGACCCCGACGACCTGGTCTACACCGCGCTCCCCACGGCGGAACTGACGCGGACGATGCTGCGCGGCACCCGGATCCGCAAGGTGATGCTGCTGCTGGACGCCTGCTACGTCGGACAGGGCGGCAACCAGACGGCCGCCGCCGCGCTGGAGCGTCTGGGCGCGGCCTGGGGCAGGACGTCCGGGTCAGGGCTGGTCGTCGTCTCGTCGGCCCAGCCGCACCAGCCGGCGACGGCAGGGCTGTTCCCGACGTTGCTGGAACAGGCGGTCACCGGCCTGTCGGTCGCCGGGCACGCCCCCGTCACGCTGTCGGTGAACGCCATCGTGCAGCACATCAACGGCTCCGAGGACCGGCCTGGACACCAGCGGATCGGCCTAACCATGGTCGGCCTGGACGGCGAGCCGCCCGCGTTCTTCCCCAACCCCCGCCACGACACCCGCCTGAACGGCGTCGATCTTGCTCTGCAGCAGGCCGCTGCCTTCGACGAACAGGACCAGCGGCGCGAGATGGAGTTCATCTCCCGCCTGCTGGTACGCGCCATGGGATACCAGAACGGGCCCGACGACGACTCAACCGCCCCTGCCTGGTGGTTCAGCGGCCGCCGCATCGTCCTGCACGACCTCGCCGCCTGGCTCAACGCCCCCACGAGCAGTAACGACCGGGCGTGCCGGGTCGTCACCGCGGCCCCCGGCTCCGGCAAGACCGCCGTCCTCGGCCTCATCGCCGCCCTCGCACACCCCGAGCGCCGCCGCACCGTTCCCCTCCACGCACTCGGCCTACCGCAGGACCTCCTCGCACCCGGCACCATCGACGCCGCCGTCTACGCCCAGCACCTGACCGACACCGACGTCCTGGACGCCATCGCCGCCGCCGCCCGCCTGCGCACCGCCACCGTTGGCGAACTCCTCGACGCCCTGAGCGGGCGCCCGCAACCGCTGACCGTCCTCATCGACGCCCTCGACGAAGCCGCCACCCCCCACACCCTCTGCACCACCGTCCTGCGCCCCCTGATCGAGCACTCCCGCGGCCGCATCCGCCTCCTCCTGGGCACCCGTCCCTACCTCCTGCCCCGGCTCGGCATCGACGCCCCCGACACCCGCCACGTCCTGGACCTCGACAGCCCCCGTTACGCCGACCGCCCCGCCCTCACCGCCTACACCGCCCGCACCCTGCTCCAGGCCCGCACCACCTCCCCCTACCGCGACCGGCTCGACGCCGTAGAGCCGGTCGCTGAGGCCGTCGCCACCGCCGCCGGACACTCCTTCCTCATCGCCCGCATCACCGCCGGCACCCTCGCCGCCACCCCCACCGTCCCCGACCCCGCCGATCCCGCCTGGCGGGCCTCCCTGCCCCGCCACGCCGGCGACGCCATGCGCGAAGACCTCCGCCAACGCCTCGGCCACCACGCCGACCGCGCCGCCGACCTCCTGCGCCCCCTCGCCCACGCCCAGGGCCAGGGCCTGCCCTGGGAAGACATCTGGGCCCCCCTCGCCACCGAAGTCTCCGGCCGTACTTACACCGACGACGACCTCCTGTGGCTGCGCCACAACGCGGGCTCCTACGTCGTCGAGGCCACACAGGACGACCGCTCCGCCTACCGGCTCTACCACGAGGCCATGGCCGAGCACCTGCGCGAGAACACCGACGACCGGGCGGTGCACACCGCGTACGTACGCGTCCTCACCGACCGCGTGCCCTACCGGGCCGACGGCACCCCCGACTGGTCCCGTGCCCACCCCTACACCCTCACGCACCTCGCCCACCACGCCGCCCGCGCCGGGCTCATCGACCAACTCCTCGCCGACCCCGAATACCTCGTCCACGCCCACCCCCGCGGCCTCACCCCCCACCTCCACCACGCCCACCACGACACCGCCCGTCTGACCGCCGCCGTCTACCGCACCGGACTCCACCTCCACCGCAACACCAGCCCAGGAAAGCGCCGCCAACTCCTCGCCCTCGACGCCGCCCGCGCCGGGGCGCGCCACCTCCACCGCGACCTCACCCGTCGCATCCCAGTCGGCACTTGGGCACCGGTGTGGGCCACCGGCAGCACGTTCAGCCCTGCTCTGCGCGACACCCTCACTGGCCACACGGACCTCTTGGTGGCGGTGGCGTGCACGATGCTTGACGGTCGCCCCGTTGCAGTCACCGGCAGCGGGGACGGCACAGTGCGGGTGTGGGACCTGACCGATGGCCAGCCCATCGGCGAACCCCTCACCGGCCACACCGACATCGTGGTGGCGGTGGTGTGCACGATGCTTGACGGTCACCCCGTTGCTGTCACCGGCTGCAGTGACGACGCGGTGCGGGTGTGGGACCTGAGCGCTGGCTGGCCTATCGGTGAGCCCTTCACCGGCCACATCAACACCGTGGTGGCGGTGGCGTGCACGATGCTTGACGGTCGTCCCGTTGTTGTCACCGGCAGCGGGGACGGCACGGTGCGGGTGTGGGACGTGAGCGCTGGCCGGCCTATCGGTGAGCCCTTCACCGGCCACACCGGCGGCGTGGTGGCGGTGGCGTGCACGATGCTTGACGGTCGTCCCGTTGTTGTCACCGGCAGCGGGGACGGCACGGTGCGGGTGTGGGACCTGACCGATGGCCGGCTCATTGGTGAGCCCTTCACCGGCCACACCGGCGGCGTGGTGGCGGTGGCGTGCACGATGCTTGACGGTCGCCCCGTTGTTGTCACCGGCTGCAGTGACGGCACGGTGTGGGTGTGGGACCTGACCGATGGCCGGCCCATTGGCGAACCCTTCACCGGCCACACCAACACCGTGGTGGCGGTGGCGTGCACGATGCTTGACGGTCGCCCCGTTGCAGTCACCAGCAGCAGTGACGGCACGGTGCGGGTGTGGGACCTGACCGATGGCCGGCCCATCGGCGAACCCTTCACCGGCTACATCAACACCGTGGTGGCGGTGGCGTGCACGATGCTTGACGGTCGCCCCGTTGTTGTCACCGGCTGCAGTGACGGCACGGTGTGGGTGTGGGACCTGACCGATGGCCGGCTCATCGGTGAGCCCTTCACCGGCCACACCGGCGACGCGGTGGCGGTGGCGTGCACGATGCTCGACGGTCACCCCGTTGCAGTCACCGGCAGCGGGGACGGCACGGTGTGGGTGTGGGACCTGAGCGCTGGCCGGCTCATCGGTGAGCCCTTCACCGGCCACACCGGCGACGCGGTGGCGGTGGCGTGCACGATGCTCGACGGTCACCCCGTTGCAGTCACCGGCAGCGGGGACGGCACGGTGCGGGTGTGGGACCTGACCGATGGCCGGCCGGTCGCGGAGTTTCTCACCGACGACCCACGCTCCGTAGCGTTCACCAGCACCGGCGACCTCGTCATCGGCTTCCACAACGACGTAGCCGTCTACCGCCGCCAACCACACAACCCCACCGCTCACGACGGACCAGCTAGCGCACCTGTACAGAGCTGA
- a CDS encoding maltokinase N-terminal cap-like domain-containing protein: MAVIHRTTLSPTKLELLTPWLPTRPWYAGPTHPVLSRSGGFRLDDPQGEVGMELMVATDTSGAEPVAYFVPLTYRGAPLDGAEDALVGTTEHGVLGKRWVYDGGHDPVLAEQLFALLAGRAEPQAQSETDTPDPTITYSRTIPNVLSGPFTAADDEAGTDIAAKGATLHLNRVLRPADAPPEGATGHIAGPWRTPEDTEARGVFAVLRGA, translated from the coding sequence ATGGCCGTCATCCACCGCACCACTCTGTCGCCGACCAAGCTCGAACTGCTCACCCCCTGGCTCCCGACCCGCCCCTGGTACGCGGGCCCCACGCACCCGGTCCTGTCGAGGTCGGGCGGCTTCCGGCTGGACGACCCGCAGGGCGAGGTGGGCATGGAGCTCATGGTCGCCACCGACACCTCGGGCGCCGAGCCGGTGGCGTACTTCGTGCCCCTCACCTACCGGGGCGCCCCGCTCGACGGCGCGGAGGACGCGTTGGTCGGCACCACGGAGCACGGCGTGCTGGGGAAGCGCTGGGTGTACGACGGCGGCCACGACCCGGTCCTGGCCGAACAGCTCTTCGCCCTCCTCGCCGGCCGCGCGGAGCCCCAGGCCCAGAGCGAGACCGACACCCCGGACCCGACGATCACCTACTCCCGCACCATCCCGAACGTCCTGTCCGGCCCCTTCACGGCTGCCGACGACGAGGCGGGCACGGACATCGCCGCCAAGGGCGCGACCCTCCACCTGAACCGCGTCCTGCGCCCCGCCGACGCTCCGCCGGAGGGCGCGACGGGCCACATCGCGGGCCCCTGGCGCACGCCGGAGGACACGGAGGCGCGGGGGGTGTTCGCGGTGCTGCGGGGGGCGTAA
- a CDS encoding PTS transporter subunit EIIC, which yields MATEDKNRATAAAILPLVGGAANVSSISHCMTRLRLGLHDRSLVQDEALKAVPAVMGVVEDDTYQIVLGPGTVARVTPEFEKLVEEGRAEAPAPAAPLTAEELAAQGAEMKAARKARNATPFKLFLRRIANIFVPLIPALIGCGIIAGLNGLLVNLGWLPSVTPALAAMASGFMALIAVFVGFNTAKEFGGTPILGGAVAAIIVFPGVANIEAFGQKLSPGQGGVLGALGAAVLAVYVEKWCRRWVPEALDVLVTPTLTVLISGLVTIFGLMYVAGEISTAIGTFADWLLSNGGAGAGLVLGGFFLPLVMLGLHQALIPIHTTLIEQQGYTVLLPILAMAGAGQVGAAIAVFFRLPRNESIRRTIKSALPAGFLGVGEPLIYGVSLPLGRPFVTACVGGAFGGAFVGFFNQLGDAVGSTAIGPSGWALFPLLDGNHGLGATVAIYAGGLLVGYLAGFVATYFFGFSKDLLAEFNVSQDPTATPATAPDPDPAPAPASATAKEPAAL from the coding sequence ATGGCTACAGAAGACAAGAACCGCGCCACTGCCGCCGCGATCCTTCCGCTCGTCGGTGGCGCCGCGAACGTCAGCTCCATCTCCCACTGCATGACCCGGCTCCGGCTGGGCCTGCACGATCGTTCGCTCGTCCAGGACGAGGCACTGAAGGCCGTGCCCGCCGTCATGGGCGTGGTCGAGGACGACACGTACCAGATCGTGCTCGGTCCCGGTACGGTCGCCCGCGTCACCCCGGAGTTCGAGAAGCTGGTCGAGGAGGGCCGGGCCGAGGCCCCTGCCCCCGCCGCCCCGCTCACGGCGGAGGAGCTGGCCGCGCAGGGCGCCGAGATGAAGGCGGCCCGCAAGGCGAGGAACGCCACGCCGTTCAAGCTGTTCCTGCGCCGGATCGCGAACATCTTCGTGCCGCTGATCCCGGCTCTGATCGGATGCGGCATCATCGCCGGGCTCAACGGCCTGCTGGTCAACCTCGGCTGGCTCCCGTCGGTCACCCCGGCGCTCGCGGCGATGGCGTCCGGCTTCATGGCGCTGATCGCGGTCTTCGTCGGCTTCAACACGGCCAAGGAGTTCGGCGGCACCCCGATCCTGGGCGGCGCGGTCGCGGCGATCATCGTCTTCCCGGGCGTCGCGAACATCGAGGCGTTCGGCCAGAAGCTCTCCCCCGGCCAGGGCGGCGTGCTCGGCGCGCTGGGCGCGGCGGTGCTCGCGGTGTACGTGGAGAAGTGGTGCCGCCGCTGGGTGCCGGAAGCGCTGGACGTCCTCGTCACACCGACGCTGACGGTCCTGATCTCCGGCCTGGTCACGATCTTCGGCCTGATGTACGTGGCGGGCGAGATCTCCACCGCGATCGGCACGTTCGCGGACTGGCTGCTCTCCAACGGCGGCGCGGGCGCGGGTCTCGTCCTCGGCGGCTTCTTCCTCCCGCTGGTCATGCTGGGCCTGCACCAGGCGCTGATCCCGATCCACACGACGCTGATCGAGCAGCAGGGCTACACGGTCCTGCTCCCGATCCTCGCCATGGCCGGAGCGGGCCAGGTCGGCGCGGCCATCGCGGTCTTCTTCCGCCTCCCGCGCAACGAGTCGATCCGCAGGACCATCAAGTCCGCCCTGCCCGCGGGCTTCCTGGGCGTCGGCGAACCCCTGATCTACGGCGTCTCGCTCCCGCTGGGCCGCCCGTTCGTCACGGCGTGCGTGGGCGGTGCGTTCGGCGGCGCGTTCGTCGGCTTCTTCAACCAGCTGGGCGACGCGGTCGGCTCCACGGCGATCGGCCCGTCCGGCTGGGCCCTGTTCCCGCTGCTCGACGGCAACCACGGCCTGGGAGCGACGGTCGCGATCTACGCGGGCGGCCTCCTCGTCGGCTACCTGGCGGGCTTCGTCGCCACGTACTTCTTCGGCTTCAGCAAGGACCTCCTGGCCGAGTTCAACGTGTCCCAGGACCCGACGGCCACCCCGGCGACCGCTCCGGACCCGGACCCGGCCCCGGCCCCGGCGTCCGCGACGGCGAAGGAACCGGCGGCGCTCTGA
- a CDS encoding inositol monophosphatase family protein, with product MVTMSMSMESDARLAVRAARAGAAVVREMYGESLARFDKSAGDFATAADLAAEEAILGVLRAARPEDAVTGEESGASGAPGAERRWLVDPLCGTLNYAVGSMLVAVNVALRVGSGITAAASADPFSGEVFWTDGAHAWVRAGDGADERLVPSAGSRLVDVNLDPPFPHAPGFRAVELLAMPGFAAGFRPRVISSTLAVAWVAAGRRAAYVTDGGTGLRLDSVHFAAGIALCEAAGCVVTGIDGRPVHTGTGGLVVAADPATHDALLALVRGLGPTGG from the coding sequence ATGGTGACCATGAGCATGAGCATGGAGAGCGATGCCCGACTGGCCGTCAGGGCGGCCCGCGCGGGTGCGGCCGTCGTCCGCGAGATGTACGGGGAGTCGCTGGCACGGTTCGACAAGTCGGCCGGTGACTTCGCGACGGCGGCGGACCTCGCGGCCGAGGAGGCCATACTCGGCGTGCTCCGCGCGGCCCGGCCCGAGGACGCGGTGACGGGTGAGGAGAGCGGGGCGAGCGGGGCCCCGGGCGCGGAGCGCAGGTGGCTGGTCGATCCGCTGTGCGGCACGCTGAACTACGCGGTGGGCAGCATGCTCGTCGCGGTGAACGTCGCGCTGCGGGTGGGTTCCGGGATTACGGCGGCCGCCTCCGCCGATCCGTTCAGCGGTGAGGTGTTCTGGACCGACGGCGCGCACGCGTGGGTGCGGGCGGGGGACGGGGCGGACGAGAGGCTCGTCCCGTCGGCCGGGTCGCGACTGGTCGACGTCAACCTCGATCCGCCGTTTCCGCACGCCCCCGGCTTCCGTGCGGTGGAACTGCTCGCCATGCCGGGGTTCGCTGCCGGGTTCCGGCCGCGCGTCATCTCCAGCACGCTCGCCGTTGCCTGGGTCGCCGCCGGACGCCGGGCCGCGTACGTCACCGACGGCGGCACGGGGCTGCGCCTGGACAGCGTGCACTTCGCCGCCGGGATCGCGCTCTGCGAAGCCGCCGGGTGCGTGGTGACCGGCATCGACGGCCGGCCCGTCCACACGGGCACGGGCGGCCTGGTCGTGGCGGCGGACCCGGCCACGCACGACGCGCTGTTGGCGCTGGTCAGGGGGCTGGGACCGACCGGCGGATGA
- a CDS encoding MurR/RpiR family transcriptional regulator: MTNDLKESFSPDSPPAPAALAAKVRTLSPSMTRSMQRVAEAVAGDPAGCAALTVTGLAELTGTSEATVVRTARLLGYPGYRDLRLALAGLAAHQESGRAPAVTADIAVDDPIADVVAKLAYDEQQTLADTAAGLDTVQLGAAVAAAATARRIDIYGVGASSLVGQDLAQKLARIGLIAHSHTDPHLAVTNAVQLRSGDMAIAITHSGSTGDVIEPLRVAFDRGATTVAITGRPDGPVTQYADHVLTTSTARESELRPAAMSSRTSQLLVVDCLFIGVAQRTYETAAPALAASYEALAHRHNPRTR, from the coding sequence GTGACCAATGACCTGAAGGAAAGTTTCAGTCCGGACTCGCCACCCGCCCCGGCAGCCCTGGCCGCCAAGGTGCGGACGCTGTCGCCGTCCATGACCCGCTCGATGCAGCGGGTCGCCGAGGCCGTCGCCGGCGACCCGGCCGGCTGCGCCGCCCTGACGGTCACCGGTCTCGCCGAGCTCACGGGCACGAGCGAGGCCACCGTGGTCCGCACCGCCCGCCTCCTCGGCTATCCCGGCTACCGCGACCTCCGCCTCGCGCTGGCCGGTCTCGCCGCCCACCAGGAGTCCGGCCGGGCGCCCGCCGTCACCGCGGACATAGCGGTGGACGACCCGATCGCCGACGTGGTCGCCAAGCTGGCCTACGACGAGCAGCAGACCCTCGCCGACACGGCCGCCGGGCTCGACACCGTGCAGCTCGGCGCCGCCGTCGCCGCTGCCGCGACCGCCCGCCGGATCGACATCTACGGTGTGGGCGCCTCCTCCCTCGTCGGCCAGGACCTGGCCCAGAAGCTGGCCCGGATCGGCCTGATCGCCCACTCCCACACGGACCCGCACCTCGCGGTGACCAACGCCGTGCAGCTGCGCTCCGGTGACATGGCCATCGCGATCACGCACTCCGGCTCGACGGGCGACGTCATAGAGCCGCTGCGGGTCGCCTTCGACCGGGGCGCGACGACGGTCGCCATCACCGGCCGCCCCGACGGCCCGGTCACGCAGTACGCGGACCACGTGCTGACCACGTCCACGGCCCGCGAGAGCGAGCTGCGCCCGGCCGCGATGTCGAGCCGCACCAGCCAGCTCCTGGTCGTGGACTGCCTGTTCATAGGCGTCGCGCAGCGTACGTACGAGACGGCGGCCCCGGCCCTCGCCGCCTCCTACGAGGCGCTGGCCCACCGGCACAACCCGCGCACCCGCTGA